The following is a genomic window from Candidatus Polarisedimenticolaceae bacterium.
CGCGTCCGGCCGCGTCGTCGCCTACGCGTGCACCTGGATCGTCGAGGGCACCCTCGAGATCAACAACATCGCGGTCGAGCCCTCGCATCGCAGAAGAGGGCACGCGCGGGCGCTGCTCGCGCGGGCGATCGAGCGGGCGGCGCGGCTCGGGTGCGATCGCGCGATCCTGGAAGTCCGCCCGTCCAACGAAGGGGCGCGCCGGCTGTACGCCTCGTTCGGATTCCGGGAGGTCGGCCGGCGGCCGCGATACTACGAAGACAACGGCGAGGACGCGATCCTCATGGCCCGGGTCTTGCGGGAGCCGGATCCCGCGGAAAGGAACCCCAGACGATGACCTCTCCCGACGCCGTCCGCGAGAGACTCGCCCGCGAGGACGCCGATTACCGTCGGCTCGCCCGCAAACACGAAGCGTGCGAGGAGCGCCTCGCCGAGCTTCAGGGGCGCCGATTCCTGACCGACGCCGAGCGGACGGAGGAGACGACCCTCAAGAAGACGAAGCTGCTCTACAAGGACCAGATGGAGCGCGCGGTCGCCCGTCAGCTCGAGGTCGAGAAGGTCGGCAGGTGAGTCTCGACCGCGCCGCGTACCCCTTCGCCGTGCCCGCGATGCTGCTCGCGGTCGCGGCGGGCGCCTGGAACCTCTGGGCGTCGATCCCGTTCGTGGCCTTCCTGCTGTTCACGTTGTGGTTCTTCCGCGATCCGGAGCGCACGACCCCCGCGGCGCCCGGGATCCT
Proteins encoded in this region:
- the rimI gene encoding ribosomal protein S18-alanine N-acetyltransferase, whose amino-acid sequence is MRNWRAEVGAVSGVEDDAMRTSDLDAVLAIERAAFPSPWAREHFLHEIRGNPNAYNPVVRASGRVVAYACTWIVEGTLEINNIAVEPSHRRRGHARALLARAIERAARLGCDRAILEVRPSNEGARRLYASFGFREVGRRPRYYEDNGEDAILMARVLREPDPAERNPRR